The window CCCTCCTCCTCGAAATACTCGAGTTGATACTCGTCGGCCAGCTCGCTCATTCGTATGGTGTGTTGGCCCTGCAGGCGGTAAAACAGTTCCGCAACGCTCATCACCGCTCGTGGCTGATTCGGGCGGTTCGATGGGTTCCCATCGGGTCGATTGACTGGCAGCCGGATGAACGGTTCACCCACACCCTCGTCGCCGCTGTTCCGCCGGGTCGATTCATCCGCTGGGACGTCCGGTTCGTCCACAGGCCCGACGATTCCGTGCCACATTCGTCCTGACAGTTCATTCAGAAAATATAAACATATTGGAAAAGTATCGGGTTCGTAGACGGTATTCGATGACACCGACAGTCACAGATCAGGTGCACACACGGGTATGGGTGGGTGGTAATGGCTGACCCTACCTCAAGCCGTCGGCGAATCCTGCTCGCCGGCGGGTTGACTGCCGTCGGCATCGCGCTCGTCCCGTCGCCGCCGGGCGAACCGACCCTCGGACGCGTGGAATCGGCCGATACGACGGTCGACATCGCGGGCGTCGACGACCGACGAATCGAGACGGAATCGCAGTCGTCAGTGGCCCGGTACCAGTACCGCCGCGGCGAAGCCGGGTTCGAGCCGACGGCTCCGATCAACGTCGTCTTCGCCCTCGAGGATGCCGTCGGGGGTCTCGAGCGCGTGATGACGGTTCTCGACGATGCTGGCTGGGCGCGCTCGCCAGAGGAGTACACTCGCTACGCCTTTGACGCTGCGCACGATCGATACGTTCGCCAGCAAGCGACGGCCGCCGAGACGTACTACGGAACGAGCGGGCGTCGTCACGTTCGGTGCTGGCAGTTCGGCGACGTCGTCTCGATGCAGGCACACGAGGATACGGGTGCCCGGCCGAAACACGGTATCGAATCGTACGCCGATACACGAGCGTACATCGAACGGCTGTACGCAGGTGCGGACTGGGTAGTTACACCGAACGCGCTCGACCTCGCGAACGCGAGGGCACCCGACCACGACGGCTACGCGACGCTCATCACGGAGGGACGATGAGCGACCTGACCGAGCCCGTCGACGAGACGGAGACCGAGGCGGCGGTCTCGATACCGGGCACGGTGTCGATCGGGACGGCGCTCTGGCAGAACCCGCTCGTCGGTCTCGAGCCACGGCGGACAGCGGCGACCGCAGTGATCCTCGGCTGTTTTTCCCTGCTGTTCGCGGTGAGCCACGCCGGCGGCGTCGTGACCGTCGGTGGCCAGCCGATCGATACGACGACGACCCTTTTCGACAGCCTGAGTGCGTTCGTGATCGTGTTCGCCGTTGCGTTGATCGTCGCTGGCCCCATCGGCTACGCCGTCTGGAACGGCGGCCCCGTCGGTGCCGTCGTCGTCGCACTCGCTCCAGTCGTCCTTGGAGAGATGGCGACGGGACGATATGCGCTCGGTCTCGACGGCGCGATGGCGATGACGACCGGCGTCGTCGGCTGTGTGCTCGGCCTGTACGTCGTCGACGTTCGGGAAACGGCAACGCTCCGGCCGTGGCGAGTTCGTACGTGCTCGCGAGAGCAGTTACTCCTGGTGACGGCCATCGCACTCATCGGCGTCGCCTCGGTCGCCCGCTTCGTCTCGAGTGCGCCCGATCTCCTCTGGGGGATCTATGCGCCGTTTGCGGTGCTCTGGCTCGTTCCCATGGGGGTGCTCGGTCGCTACTGGCTCGCCCACGCTCGAGGCACCGACTCGAGTCGATCCACTGGAGCCGGCTCTGATGCCAGCTAGCATCCTTCCAAGCGTCGACTGATGAGTGAAAACGGATGACCGACAGCGATTTGATCCATCAGTTCAGGCTTGGAACGCCACTGGTGGTTTTCACTGGCCTACACTGCTGAGCGAAACACGGGTGGTAACGTTCGATTTCGTTCAGCAGTCGATACCTGGAAGCGTACGAGGCTGGTGTGGTTCCCTGACGTCTTCTGTCTAGTCGGCTACGTACCCGTTCTGGTGGGCCAATAGATTATTAGTGATTGTCGATTCTTCTAGAGGTGAATACGAGCAGGGTCGGGACACCACGGTCGCATTCGACGAACTGTGTGACTGCCGTCGCCAGCGATCGTGGACTGACATCACTGCTCGGTGTCGGATCGACGCCGACCACATGACTGATACCCGCTCTCTACTGTATTTCGCGGCGTCCGCGCCGACGGCAGCATCGGGTGCCTGTGCTCTCGAGCGGGTGGCTTCGCACTACTCGGTGACGCCTGCAGTGTCTGCCGTCAACGGCGACGAGCCTCGCGATGGTGACGCTACGGCGGCACGTGTGGACGACCGCGTGCTCGCGGTGGCCGACGCTGCCGATCTGGCTGCGCTCACCGCCGACGTCGATTGTGCCGTCGTCGCTGATTCCCCAAAGGCGACAGACACTGATTCGCTCCTCGAACTCTTTGGCGCCGCTCTGGCCTCGGTTCCGGCCATCTACTTCGCAGCCGGTGAGGTCGATCCGGCCGTCGCCAGATCGACCCCCGTGATCGACGGCTTCGTTCGACAGCGGTACGCGGACGATCCGCTCGAGGATACTGCATCCGATGGCGCCAACCTCGACGTGCCCGTTCCCGACGATCGGTGCCTCGAGCACCTGGTCGACGAAATCGAGTGGCAGTGTTGTCTGCCCTCGTGCGAGCGCCGGCTGACACGCGGATCCTCGGCGGCCACGGACACGGTGCCGACACCCGGGGAGTCAACGGACGACCGGCCACGCCCCGCGGTCGCCGATTCCGACACACCGCAGCCTCGAGAAACCACCATTGAGGAACCACGGTTCGAACGGGGCCACCTCGAGACCGACGCTGCACACACGGCAGTCGCCCAACTCCACGAGATGGCCACCCAGATCGTCGCCTGTCGATCGGAAGAGCCCCTGTTCGAGCTGGCGCTCGAGACGGCCGACGACGTCCTCGGTTTCGACGCCTCGGCGTTCGTTCTCGCCGCCGATGGCGGTGATCCTCCGTCGGTCTATACCAGCGGCTACGATGAACAGGATCTCACTGTCGCTGATCCGTCGCTGTCGGCTGGCGTTCTCGGCAAGACCTATCGGGAGAAACGGTCATTTCTGATCGAAGAGGTTGCGGCCGAACCGGAGGCACGCCCGTACGAGGACAGCTACCGATCGGCGATCAGCGTCCCCGTCGGCGAGTACGGCGTCTTTCAGGCGATCTCGACCGAAGCGGCTGCCTATAGCGAGGTCGATCGCAAACTGGCCGAGGTGCTGGCCGCCCACGTCGGCGAGACGATTCGTCGCATTCGCGTCGAGCACCATCTCCGGGAACGCCAACAGACGGTGACGAGCCTTCACGAGAGCGTCGTCAAACTGGTCAGCGCCGACACCGAGACTGCTCTCTTCGAACGAACGGTCGCTGCGGCCGAACGGATTCTCGAGCTCGACGTCTGTTACCTCGGCATCGTCGAGGGAGACAGCTTCGTTCCACGGGGTCGCTCTTCCTGGCCGGTCAGGGACGATCTCGAGCCACTCCCCCTGACCCACGGCGTGATGGGGGAGACCTACCGAACCGGCGAGTCGGTCTACATCTCCGACGCCGCCGACGACGACCGGACGAACGACCACAACGGCGGGTTTCGTTCGGCGCTCACGGTACCCGTCGGCGAGTTCGGTGTCATACAGGCGGTCTCGACGGCGGTCGACTGCTACGATGACGTCGACCGCGAGCTGTTAGAACTGCTGGCGACGCACGTCGAACAGGCGCTCAGCCGCTTTCGCGTCGAAGCCGAACTTCGCGACCGTCGCGAGCAGCTAACCAGACTCCACCAAGGCGCGGCCCGTATCATCGGCGCACCCGACGAGGGGACGATCTACGAGCGCGCACTCGAGACCACCGAGACCGTGCTCGAACTCGACGTCTGCGTGTTCCTGTCGGCGGATCTCGACAACGACGAACTCGTACCCGAAGCGTACTCGTCGGCGATGGACGAGCGCTTCGTCCGACGGGTGTCCCTCGAGTACGGGGCCGTCGGCTCGGTGTACCAGTCGGGTGAGCCGTCGATCATCGACGATCTCGGCGAGTCTGCGGCCGTCGACGACGAGTGGGAGCAGTACCGATCTGCACTCACCGCCCCGATCGGTGAGCAGGGGGTATTTCAGGCCGTCTCCGACACGGTCGCTGCTTTCGATTCGGCGTCGCTCGAGCTGGTCGAACTGCTCTGTTCGCACGTGTCCGAAGCACTCGCCAGGACGCGTGCGGAGACGAAACTGGTCGAAGAGCGTGACCGGCTTTCGGCACTGTTCGAGAACGTCCCCGACCCGACCGTCCAGTACGAACTCTCGGGTGGGGAAGCGACCGTTCAGGCGGTCAACGACCGGTTCGAGGCGGTGTTCGGGTTCGACGCGGAGACGATCATTCACGAGGACGTCGACGAGTTCATCGTTCCGCCGGAGTACGAGGAGGAAGCCCAACGGCTCAACGAGGCGTTGCTCGCGGGGGAGACGCTTCGAACTGTCACCCGTCGCCAGACCGCGACGGAGGTGCGGGACTTCCTCATCAACGTCGTCCCCCTGACGGCTGGTGAACGGAGCGTCGAGGGCTACGCGATTTACACGGACATCACCGAACAGAAACGTCACGAACGGGCGCTCACCGCGAAGAACGAACGGCTCGACGAGTTCGCGAGCATCGTCAGCCACGACCTTCGAAATCCGTTGAACGTTGCCCAGGGCTACCTCGAGATCGTCACCGACAGCGGCGACCACACCCATTTACGAGAAGTCGAGGATGCACTCGATCGAATGGACGAACTCATCGATCAACCCCTGACCCTCTCGCGTCACGGCACCCTCATTTCGGAGACCGAACGCCTCACCCTCCACGCCGTCGCTCGCCAGGCGTGGTCGCTCGTAGACACCGGGGATGCCGTCCTCGAACTCGGCGATGACGTCGCGTTCGAGGCCGACCGGGCGCGGCTGGCCGAACTGTTCGAGAACCTCTTTCGGAATGCTGTGGAACATGGTTCCACAAGCCATTCGATCGCTGACGCTCCCGACTCGACGGACGACGACGGGACACAAACCGAGCTGACGATAACTGTGGCACCCCTCGAGGACGGATTCGCCGTTTCCGACGACGGAATCGGGATTCCGGCGGCAGATCGCGAGTCGGTGTTCGAATCGGGGTACACCACGAGCGACGACGGCACTGGCTTCGGATTGAGCATCGTCGAACAGATCGCCGAGGCCCACGGGTGGACGGTCGCCGCGACCGAAAGCGACGCGGGTGGGGCCCAGTTCGAGTTCCGGGACGTTGTTTCCGATGACACGGACTCGACGGACACGACGGAATCGACAGACACGACGGAATCGACGGACACAACGGACACGACGGACGAACACTTCGAGGACGGCTCGACTATCGAGTAATCGTTCGGTGCCGCTAGCGATGTCGATTCTGCCGTCGGGAAAACTACTCCTCGAGGGCCAGCGACGCCAACATCGCCTCGAGCTGGAGGCGCTCGTTCGCCCCCTCGGTGATCCGGTAGTCGACCTCGCCGAGGCGCTCGAGCAGCCTGACCGTCGCCAGTTCCTCCAGGTCGAACTCCCAGGCCGACCGGTGAAGCTGGTCGATCACGTCGCCGCCGGCGAGTCCCCGGTCGGTCAGTAGCGACTCGAGGGTGGCTCTGGCGGCGGTGAAATCGCCCGCGATGGCTTTCTCGACCATCTCCTCGACCTCCTCCGGGCGGGCGGTGGCGGTGATGGCGAACACACCCTCCTCGTCGACCGTTTCGCCCATGACGGCGGCCGCCTGGAGGCCGTTGATCGCCTTTCGCATGTCTCCCGCCGCGGCGTAGACGAGCGCGTCGACGCCGTCGGTGGTGACATCGATCTCTTCCGTGGCCGCGATCTCCCTGACCTGGGCCTCGACGGCCTCATCCGACAGCTCCGTGAAGCGAAACACCGCACATCGGGACTGAATCGGGTCGATGATCTGGCTCGAGTAGTTACACGAGAGGATAAAGCGGGTGTTGTGCGAGAACTGTTCCATCGTTCGGCGCAGGGCCGACTGGGCGTCCTTCGTCAGCGCGTCGGCCTCGTCCAGGAAGATGATGCGGTAGTTGTGGCCGCCGAAACTCGAGCGCGCGAAGTTCTTGATTCGGTCGCGAACGACGTCGATGCCGCGCTCGTCGGAGGCGTTCAGCTCGAGGAAGTTCTCCCGCCAGTCCTCGCCGTAGAGTTCGCGGGCGACGGCCTGTGCGGCGGTCGTCTTCCCGGTTCCCGCCGGCCCCGAAAAGAGCAGGTTCGGCAGGTCGTTTTGCTCGACGTAGCTCACCAGCCGTGGGACGATGTTCTCGTGGCCTTTGATCTCGTCCAGCGTCTCTGGCCGGTACTTCTCGATCCAGACTTCGGTTCGGCCGGCGACCGACTCCTCACGGGGGGCCTCCGGTGACGACTCGGGCTCGTCCTCGCTCATACCCGCGACGAGGGGAGCGCCGACAATAAAACGACCGAAGCGGCTGGCGGGGTAACGTTCGAGTCGCCGCCGAATCGTCGCTGGGGTCATCGTGGAATCGGTGCTCGAGTTCGGGAGACGTACATACTCAGGGGTGTACTCGGTGTGCTCGACCTGGACGTTTTCACGTACTCTCGGTGCGGATGATCGTTCCTCTCGGGTGGAACCACCGTCGCATTTTATTACCGAGATAGGTGTCCGTTCAGTATGTCACCTCATTCACACCTCCGCCAGTTCCTCGTCACGCTCGTCATCGTGGCGCTGGTCGGGGTCGCGCTCGCGCCGGGAACGGCGCTGGCCCAATCCCAAACGGGTACCGGTGGCAACGTCGTCGTCGAAGCCGGCGAGACCGTCGACGAGGTCAACGCCTTCGCCGGAAACGTCCGTATCGAGGGCACCGTCACCGGGGACGTCAACGCCGTCGCTGGCAACGTCGTCGTCGAAGACGGTGGCGAGGTCGGTGGCGACCTCAACGGCGTGGCCGGCACCATCGAGATCCATGGCCACGTCAGCGGCGACGTCGCGGTCGCCGCCGGCACCCTCGAGGTCGGCGAAACCGGGACCGTCGACGGCGTCCTCGAGGCCGGTGCCGGGACGATCGTTCTGGATGGGACGATCGCGGGCGACGTGACCGTCGGTGCCGAGGTCATCACGCTCGGGGAGACGGCGGTGATCGAGGGCGACCTCCGGTACGACGGCGACCTCGAGGGGAACACGGACGCCGTCGCCGGCGACATCACGCGCGACTCGACGCTCGGCGTGGATCTCGCCCCGGTGATCGTTCCCCTCGCGACCTGGGTGGCTGCGGCGTACGCCCTGGCGGCGAATCTGCTTCTGGGGGCCATCCTGCTCGCGCTGTTCCCGCGGTTTTCCGACGGCGTGGCGGCCAGGGTGGCGACCGATCCGCTTCGAACGGGTGCGATCGGACTGGTGGCGCTCGTCGGCATCCCGATTCTGTTGGTCGCGATCGCGATCACCGTCATCGGCATTCCGATCGCGCTGGTTGGGATGCTCGCGTTCGCCCTGTTCGTCTGGGTCGGGATCGTCTACGGCCGCTTCGCCGTCGCCGCGTGGGCGCTCTCGCTGATCGACGTCCGCAACCGCTGGCTGGCCCTCGTCGTGGGATTGGTCGCGGGCGCGTTCCTGACGCTCGTGCCGATCGTCGGCTGGTTCCTGAACCTCCTGATCACCGTGCTCGGTCTCGGCGCGCTCGCGGGTGGGCTGGTCGCGCACCGCCGCCGTGTCAGTCAACCAGAGTCGGATACAGGTGTCACCGAAGCGGCGTCAGGGCCACGGTAAGGTCACGCCGACGCCACGAGATGCCCGACCCTCGATGACGAAGACGGCTGAGCGACGCGCTCAAGTGCACTCGAGGGCAACGACGCGTAGGAATGTCCACTCGCGTCACCGTCGACGTCAAAGGTGAAGGGGTGCAGGAACTCGCGTTCGAGTCACTCGAGGACGACGGCGAGGTGCCCACCTACGCGGACGCGCTGGCCGCCGTCGATCTGAGTCCCCACGAGGTGAGCGTCCTCGTCGACGGCCGTCCGGTGCCCGAGGATCAACCGATCGACACCGAGACGATGACCGTGTTGCGGATGATCAAGGGCGGATAGCGACCTGCTCGAGGCTGTTCGCGTTCGTGATTTCCTTCCCTCGAGTCGTCGCTGTCTCTCGTGACTCGAGTCACAAATTCTGTCGTAAAATGTTACCAAATCTGTAGTGTTTACTTTAGAAACTATAGTATAGACCATACCCAGTGTTTGTCGCCGTTTGAGCCCACTCCTCACCCCTCGAGTCGTGCCTCGAAGAATGTCCAGGGGGCGTCATCGTCGCCATCCTCTCCATTGCCGTTATCGTCGTCCTCGTCAGCCCGATCAGTCGCCAGCGAGGACGGGCCGCCCCACACGTCGACGATGGAAAACCCGGCGTCCTGCAGGTGTGCTCGCGCCTTCTCGGGGCCGGCGATGTCCCACTGCATGTGCACGCCGCGCTCGAGCCAGTCCGGGTTCTCGCCGACCCACTCGGTCGTTCCCTCACAGAGCAGGACGCGACCACCGGGGCGCAACACCCGGGCGAACTCCTCGAGAACCGTCGGGTGGTCGTCCATGGGAACGTGGATCAACGACCAGTAGGCGACGGCCGCGTCGAACGACTCGCTCTGGACGGGGAGCGAGGTCATATCACCCTGCGCGAGCGACGCGTTGGGGGCGTTCGCCGCCGCCAGCTCCAGTTGTACCCGAGAGAGGTCGATTCCGACGGCACTCACGTCCGGGTCGTCGCTCAGCCGGGTGAGAACGGGCCTGCCCGGCCCGCAGCCGGCGTCGAGAACGAGCGCCTGGGCGGGCAGCGACTCGAGAAACGGCTCGAGCAGTTCCATCCCGAGGTCCGACGTGGATCGTTCCTCGAGGTACCCGTCGGCTAACTCGTCGTACGCCCGGCGAATGTCGTCGATATCGACCATCACCGGTGGGTCGGACGCCTGTTAGTTAACGTTGTGGCCGGTGTGGTATCCGTTGGCAACCTGGGTCTCGAGGCGGAAGACGATGAGCGGTCAGTCGTCCATCCGAACACTCGCCGCGTCCGCTCGACCCGGCGTCGCCGACTTCTCCGTGCGGCCGCCGAGCGTCTCGAAGTCGAAGTTCTCGAAGTCCTCGGGCGTTTCGCCCTCCACGGCGTAGACGTACAGCGCCGTCTTGGCGATCCCCCAGACGGTCTGGTTGAGCAGGTAGGCGGTGACGAACGCGCCGCCGACGAGGAAGATGCCGAGGACAATCCCCGGCCCGGGGAACACTGCGGCCACCGGAACGGAGACGACCAGCGCGAGCGCCACCATTCCGATGCCGAGCAGGCCGACGATCAGGGTGATCCCGAAGCCGGCACCGATGGTCTCACCCCAGGTCTCCTTGAACGCGCTCCCACTCTTTTTGAACATCGAGGTCACCGAGACGTCCTCGAAGACGATCACGGGGACGATCAGGAACGTCATGATCGACCAGCCGACGGCGAACAGCGTCCCGAGCAGTGAGGCGATCGGATTGTCGGCCTCCTCGAGCGATTTCAAGATGATACTGACGGTTGCAGCGATCGCCGACCAGACGATGATCGGCCCCAGTCGATCGTTGATGGCTCCCATGCACTTGCGAATGCCGGGCTCTCGCCCGTGAAACGCCTCGTTCGCGCCGTAGACTAACGCCGCGGAGAAGTAGGTGCTGAAGAACGTGGTAACGAAATAGAGGCCGAAGAGGACGACGTACTCGAGGCCGCTGCCGACCAGATTCGCGACGAGCAGGGGAACGAAAAACAGGACGAAAAAGAAGAGACTCGAGAGTCCGGCGAGCAGCGGGAACACCACGAGCTTCGGATGGTGGCGAATCACACTGAAGCTGTCCTTCGTGAGCGTCCACCCGGTTTTGAAGCGATCCACGATACCGATCCCACCTGACGTTGATCGTGTCCCCAGTGACATATGACACTGATAACGAATAACGGGTAATTAAGTGTTTATCTCGAATAAGATGTCACTCGCTCCGGTGGGATCTGACGCTGACGTAGTCGCTTCCGTTTCGCCGGTTTTTAAGTCACCCTGGCGAATCTCTCCGCGTATGAAGCGCATTATCAGCACTGACGACGCACCCGCCGCCGTCGGCGCGTACAGCCAGGCGACGACCGACGACTCCCTGCTCTTTACGGCGGGCCAGATCCCGCTCACCCCCGATGGCGACCTGCTCGACGACGAACCGATCGCCACTCAGACCGAACAGTCCCTCGACAACATCGAGGCCGTCCTCGAGGAAGCCGGAGCGACGATGGACGACGTCCTGAAGGTGACCGTCCTGCTCGCCGACATCGAGGACTTCGAGGCGATGAACGAGGTCTACGCGGGCTACTTCGGCGACGAACCACCGGCCCGGAGTGCGTTCGAGGTCGCGAACCTCCCCAAAGGCGTCGGCATCGAGATCGAAGCGATCGCCAGCCTCGAGTAGTCGTCCGTGGACGTTCGCGTGAAGTCGGCCCTCCTTTGGGGGGCCGTCGGGTTCATGGCCTTCCTGGTGCTCGTCCAGGGGTACGCGCTCCTCCGGGAGCCGCTGGTGTCGATCACCCAGGGGTTCGTGGTCGCGGTGCTCGTCGGGATCGGCGCAGCGGGCGCCGCGTACCTGCTCGAGCACCGGATCGCGGCGTGGTCTGCCGCCCGTGCTCGCGCTGGGGATCGTAATGGCGATGGCGATGGTGATGGTGGTAGTAAGAGTGCGAAATGAGGACACGGCGCTCGGTACCGCCGACGCCTATACGTAACAGTTAAACGACCGACCCGGTTATGCTCGAGTGAGCCAGGATGGCCGAACGGTAAGGCGCACGCCTGGAAAGCGTGTTCCCTTTCGGGATTCAGGGTTCAAATCCCTGTCCTGGCGCTATCGTGATTTCACACCCTGGGAGCGGCGCGTAGCGACGCGAGCAATTCGAAATCACGAGGCGCGATACACGGGGATTTGAATCAGGGAGGTCGCACGGAGCGAGCAACGCGAGCGAGTACGTCCGACCGTGGTTCAAATCCCTGTCCTGGCGTCTTCTGCGAAGAATAATCGTGTGGATCGCGGAACGTCCAGAAACCATACCATTACAACCCACCGCTCGAGAGCCAGCGTATGCCACTCGGTGCCCACCTCTGGAACCTCCTGACTGCCCCGGGCGTCGTCGTCCACGAGTTCGCACACAAACTTGCCTGTGACATGACTGGTGTCCCCGTGACGGAGGTCGCGTACTTCAGGCTGGGTGACCCGCCGGGATACGTCCGACATCACGAACCGTCCCGGTACCTGACGTCGTTTGCTATTAGCGTCGCCCCGTTTTTCGTCAACACCGTGATCGCGAGTGCGCTGTTCGCCGGCTGCTGGCTCCTCCTGTCGACGCTAACGACTGGGCCGCTCGAGCCCACCCTGGCGCTGCTCGAGACGCTGCTCGCCGCCCCGCGTGAGATCCTGGGCGGTACGATCGCGCTCGCATGGGTTGGATTTGCCACGGGACTGCACGCCTTCCCGAGCACCGGCGACGCGAACACGCTGTGGACGCGAACGCGCTCGGAGTGGCGAACCGCGCCGCTCGTCATCGCGGGGATTCCGTTCGTCGTTCTCATCTACCTGGCCAACCTGCTCTCGTGGGCCTACGCCGACGTACTGTACGCGCTGGGGCTCGCCATCGCCACGTTCGTACTCGTCGGAGCGGTCATCTAACGCGTCAATACGGAGTCGATAGTCGTCTATCGCGCTAACGCGATCGTCAGACGCACCAACGCGGAGTCGATACGTCCATACGGGTGGCCCGCCACGCTTCGCCCATGAACGCAGACGCCGTCGTCCTCGACATCGACGGAGTGGTAGTCGACGTCGCCGACTCCTATCGCCGGGCCATCGTCGAGTCCGTCGAGCGAGTGTACGACCGGACGATTCGCAAGGAGGACATTCAGCTGTTCAAGGACGCGGGCGGGTTCAACAACGACTGGGAACTCACCTACGCCGCCGCGCTCTACGTGCTGGCCGCCGGCGAGGGCTACCAGCAGTCGCTCGAGACCTTCACCGATGCCATCGCCGCCGAAGGCGGGGGGATCGAGGCCGCTGAAATCGTCGTCCGAACGGAGATCGGTGCACGAGCGACTGAGCGCGTCCGTCGCCGCTGGGATCGCGAGAGCCTCCGGGACGTCTTCCAGCAACTGTACCTCGGGAGCGACCTGTACCGAGCGCTCGAGGGCAGCGATCCCGACATCGAGTGGCGGGGGTTCATCCACGACGAACCGCTGTTGCTCGACCCCGACACGCGGGACGTCCTCACTGGCCGCTACGAAGTCGGCGTCCTCACGGGTCGTCCGGCCGCCGAGGCCGACATCGCCCTCGAACGTGTGGGGCTCGAGGTGTCGGCCGATCACCGGTTTACGATGGACGACTGGGAGGAGGGCAAACCACACCCGCGCGCGCTGCGAACGCTCGCTGAACGATTCGACGCCGACACGATCGTCTTCGTGGGGGACACCCTCGACGACGTCCGAACGGCGGTCAACGCGAGCGAGGTCGACCCCGACCGAACCTACCACGGCGTCGGCGTCCTCACCGGGGGGCTGACCGGCGACACCGGCCGGGGAAAATACGACCGTGAGGGTGCCGCGGCCGTCCTCGAGTCGGTGAACGAGTTGCCGTCGTTGCTCGAGTGAGTTGTTGTGGTGCTGATGGGGGGCCACCACCATCGAACCTGACTGTCCACGCAGGATCGCCCACCTGTTTTTTGCCCGTTGGCACCGCATTCGTGACCCATGTCCGGTGAGTTCACGCGCCGCGTCGACGAACTACCTGGGGAACCGACCTCGCCGTGGCTGGCGACAACGCCCGATGCGGCGTATCCCGCGCTCGAGGACGACCTCGAGACCGACGTCTGCGTCGTTGGCGGCGGTATCGCCGGTCTCTCGACGGCGATCGAACTCCGTGACCGGGGGCTGACGGTTGCTGTGCTCGAACGCGACCGCGTCGCCTGCGGAACGACGGGGAAGTCGACGGCGAAGGTGACGAGTCAGCACGGCCTGTGCTACGATTCCCTTCGACAGCAGTTCGGTCGCGACGCGGCCAGCCAGTACGCCACGGTCAACGAAGCCGCGATAGACGCGGTCGAAGCGCGGGTCGACGAGCTCGAGATCGATTGCGGGTTCGAACGCCAGCCGGCGTACTGTTACGGTGACAATCCCGACGAGTTGCGCCGGGAGACTGACGCCGCTCGGGCGGCCGGCTTACCTGCGTCCCTGGTTCGGTCCGTCCCCCCGTTCGAACGGGCGATGGCGGCCGTCAAGTTCGACGACCAGGCGTGGTTCCACCCACGGGCGTACCTCCTCGGGATCGCCGAGGCCCTGCACGAGAACGACGGGGCACGGATCCACGAACGGACGCGCGTCACATCGGTTCACCCGGGGAACCGGCCCCGCGTCGAGACCGAAAGTGCGTCGGTGACGGCTGATCACGTCGTCCTCGCGACCGGGTTCCCGCTCCTCGACCGGGCGGGCTATTTCACCCGGCTGTATCCAAAACGATCGTACGTCCTCGGCCTACGAATCGGCGTCGAGCCACCCGAAGGGATGTACTACCGGGCGGACGACTCCTATCACTCCGTACGATCCCACCGCGATGGGTCGGGGACGCTCCTCCTCGTCGGCGGCGAACCGCACAAGACAGGACAGGGGGGCTCCACG of the Natronosalvus vescus genome contains:
- a CDS encoding DUF6159 family protein, which produces MSLGTRSTSGGIGIVDRFKTGWTLTKDSFSVIRHHPKLVVFPLLAGLSSLFFFVLFFVPLLVANLVGSGLEYVVLFGLYFVTTFFSTYFSAALVYGANEAFHGREPGIRKCMGAINDRLGPIIVWSAIAATVSIILKSLEEADNPIASLLGTLFAVGWSIMTFLIVPVIVFEDVSVTSMFKKSGSAFKETWGETIGAGFGITLIVGLLGIGMVALALVVSVPVAAVFPGPGIVLGIFLVGGAFVTAYLLNQTVWGIAKTALYVYAVEGETPEDFENFDFETLGGRTEKSATPGRADAASVRMDD
- a CDS encoding RidA family protein is translated as MKRIISTDDAPAAVGAYSQATTDDSLLFTAGQIPLTPDGDLLDDEPIATQTEQSLDNIEAVLEEAGATMDDVLKVTVLLADIEDFEAMNEVYAGYFGDEPPARSAFEVANLPKGVGIEIEAIASLE
- a CDS encoding metalloprotease family protein, with the protein product MPLGAHLWNLLTAPGVVVHEFAHKLACDMTGVPVTEVAYFRLGDPPGYVRHHEPSRYLTSFAISVAPFFVNTVIASALFAGCWLLLSTLTTGPLEPTLALLETLLAAPREILGGTIALAWVGFATGLHAFPSTGDANTLWTRTRSEWRTAPLVIAGIPFVVLIYLANLLSWAYADVLYALGLAIATFVLVGAVI
- a CDS encoding TIGR01548 family HAD-type hydrolase, yielding MNADAVVLDIDGVVVDVADSYRRAIVESVERVYDRTIRKEDIQLFKDAGGFNNDWELTYAAALYVLAAGEGYQQSLETFTDAIAAEGGGIEAAEIVVRTEIGARATERVRRRWDRESLRDVFQQLYLGSDLYRALEGSDPDIEWRGFIHDEPLLLDPDTRDVLTGRYEVGVLTGRPAAEADIALERVGLEVSADHRFTMDDWEEGKPHPRALRTLAERFDADTIVFVGDTLDDVRTAVNASEVDPDRTYHGVGVLTGGLTGDTGRGKYDREGAAAVLESVNELPSLLE
- a CDS encoding FAD-dependent oxidoreductase; the encoded protein is MSGEFTRRVDELPGEPTSPWLATTPDAAYPALEDDLETDVCVVGGGIAGLSTAIELRDRGLTVAVLERDRVACGTTGKSTAKVTSQHGLCYDSLRQQFGRDAASQYATVNEAAIDAVEARVDELEIDCGFERQPAYCYGDNPDELRRETDAARAAGLPASLVRSVPPFERAMAAVKFDDQAWFHPRAYLLGIAEALHENDGARIHERTRVTSVHPGNRPRVETESASVTADHVVLATGFPLLDRAGYFTRLYPKRSYVLGLRIGVEPPEGMYYRADDSYHSVRSHRDGSGTLLLVGGEPHKTGQGGSTAERYRRLLRWTRDRFPVESVAYRWSTQDYVSVDRLPLIGRAGPGARSVSIATGFGGWGMTSGTAAGRLLADSIAGDEPPALELFDPLRFTPKASLSKAVTENADAASQFVTDWVRTLVSPDTSAIQRGEGRVLREGPRPIAAARDDDGELHTRSAVCPHTGCLVDWNDAECTWDCPCHGSRFEPDGTLLEGPATSDLSSARELESERD